From a single Polynucleobacter asymbioticus QLW-P1DMWA-1 genomic region:
- a CDS encoding TerC family protein has translation MDLAAFTDATFWAALLSIIVANILLSGDNAVVIALASRNLPSSQQKKAIFWGSAAAIILRVILTVTAVQLLTLPYLKIIGAILLVYIGVQLLADSDDEAEMQGHSNIWGAIRTILVADLVMSLDNVIAVAAAAQKGPEETRLILLIIGLGLSIPLIIFGSTMLLKVMDRFPVIITLGAGLLGLLAGGMLVEDPAIKDSIQGAMEDAHMIFEGVGVAIVILLGNYFKRKNASKQGLN, from the coding sequence ATGGATTTAGCTGCGTTTACTGACGCCACCTTTTGGGCGGCTCTGTTATCAATCATTGTTGCCAATATTTTATTGTCTGGAGACAATGCGGTTGTGATTGCATTGGCATCACGTAACCTTCCGTCATCACAGCAAAAGAAAGCTATTTTTTGGGGAAGTGCCGCCGCAATTATTTTGCGAGTCATACTCACCGTCACCGCTGTTCAGTTGCTTACACTTCCGTATTTGAAAATCATTGGCGCCATTTTACTGGTCTATATCGGAGTGCAATTACTAGCCGATAGTGATGATGAAGCAGAGATGCAAGGACATTCAAATATCTGGGGTGCAATACGCACAATTTTGGTTGCCGACTTAGTGATGAGCTTGGATAACGTTATTGCGGTTGCAGCAGCAGCTCAAAAGGGCCCGGAAGAAACACGTCTAATTTTATTGATCATCGGTCTTGGCCTATCAATTCCATTAATCATTTTTGGTAGCACCATGCTTTTAAAGGTAATGGATCGTTTCCCTGTAATCATTACTTTGGGGGCTGGCCTATTGGGACTTTTGGCTGGCGGTATGCTGGTTGAGGATCCGGCAATAAAGGATTCAATTCAAGGCGCTATGGAAGATGCCCATATGATCTTTGAGGGGGTTGGGGTAGCGATTGTTATTTTGCTTGGAAATTATTTCAAGAGGAAAAATGCTAGCAAGCAAGGGCTTAACTAA
- the sucD gene encoding succinate--CoA ligase subunit alpha produces MSILINKNTKVITQGITGKTGQFHTEKCQEYANGKNCFVAGVNPKKAGESIFNIPIYGTVKEAAQQTGATTSVIYVPPPGAAAAIWEAVEADLDFVICITEGIPVRDMLEVRNKMHAKEAAGGKKTLLLGPNCPGIITPDELKIGIMPGHIHKKGRIGVVSRSGTLTYEAVGQLTAIGLGQSTAVGIGGDPINGLKHIDIMRMFNEDPETDAVIMIGEIGGPDEAEAARWCKENMKKPVVGFIAGVTAPPGKRMGHAGALISGGADTADAKLAVMEECGFKVTKNPSEMAALLKAML; encoded by the coding sequence ATGTCTATTTTGATCAATAAAAACACCAAAGTCATTACACAAGGTATTACTGGTAAGACCGGTCAGTTCCATACTGAAAAATGTCAGGAATACGCAAACGGCAAAAACTGTTTTGTTGCTGGTGTAAATCCTAAAAAAGCAGGCGAATCTATTTTTAACATTCCTATTTATGGAACTGTTAAGGAGGCTGCACAACAAACTGGCGCAACTACATCTGTAATCTATGTTCCGCCTCCAGGCGCAGCTGCCGCGATTTGGGAAGCGGTTGAAGCTGATCTGGATTTCGTCATTTGTATTACCGAAGGTATTCCAGTTCGTGACATGCTTGAAGTGCGTAACAAGATGCACGCAAAAGAAGCTGCTGGCGGCAAGAAGACTTTATTGCTTGGACCTAACTGCCCAGGCATCATTACTCCAGACGAACTCAAGATCGGAATCATGCCGGGTCATATTCATAAGAAAGGCCGTATTGGCGTTGTTAGTCGCTCTGGTACTTTGACTTATGAAGCGGTTGGTCAACTAACGGCAATTGGCTTAGGTCAATCTACTGCAGTTGGCATTGGCGGCGACCCAATCAATGGTTTAAAGCACATCGACATCATGAGAATGTTCAATGAAGATCCAGAAACTGATGCAGTCATCATGATCGGTGAAATCGGCGGACCTGATGAGGCTGAAGCTGCACGCTGGTGCAAAGAGAATATGAAAAAGCCAGTGGTTGGCTTTATTGCTGGCGTAACGGCTCCTCCAGGAAAGCGTATGGGCCATGCTGGCGCATTGATTTCCGGCGGTGCTGATACTGCAGATGCGAAGTTGGCTGTGATGGAAGAATGTGGATTTAAAGTGACTAAGAACCCATCTGAAATGGCTGCCTTGCTTAAGGCAATGCTGTAA
- the sucC gene encoding ADP-forming succinate--CoA ligase subunit beta produces the protein MKIHEYQGKELLRQFNVPVPNGIPAFSVDEAVKAAEKLGGPVWVVKAQIHAGGRGKGGGVKLARSMDEVKKYASEILGMQLKTHQTGPEGQKVNRLLIEDGADIKKEYYFSIVTDRGTQKNVIMASSEGGMDIEEVAESHPEKIIKVFVDPMVGLTDADCDIVAKGIGVPEASIPMARDVFKNLYKTYWDTDASLVEINPLILEGNGKIKALDAKFNFDPNALFRHPEIVAYRDIDEEDAAEIEASKFDLAYISLDGNIGCLVNGAGLAMATMDTIKLFGGEPANFLDVGGGATAEKVTEAFKIMLKNKSVEAILVNIFGGIMRCDVIADGVVTACKAVNLTVPLVVRMKGTNEELGKKILADSGLPIISADSMAEAATKVVAAVAKNK, from the coding sequence ATGAAAATTCACGAGTACCAAGGCAAAGAACTTCTTCGCCAATTTAATGTGCCTGTTCCTAACGGCATTCCTGCATTTAGTGTTGATGAAGCAGTGAAAGCTGCTGAAAAGCTTGGTGGCCCAGTATGGGTTGTAAAAGCACAGATTCATGCTGGTGGTCGCGGTAAAGGTGGTGGCGTGAAGTTGGCAAGAAGCATGGATGAGGTAAAGAAATACGCTTCTGAAATTTTGGGTATGCAGCTTAAGACACATCAAACTGGCCCAGAAGGTCAAAAAGTAAACCGCCTCCTAATTGAAGATGGCGCTGATATTAAAAAAGAGTATTACTTCAGTATCGTTACAGACCGAGGCACACAGAAAAATGTGATCATGGCTTCTAGCGAAGGCGGTATGGATATTGAGGAAGTTGCTGAATCTCACCCAGAAAAAATTATTAAAGTATTTGTTGATCCAATGGTTGGTTTGACTGATGCAGATTGCGACATCGTTGCCAAAGGTATTGGCGTTCCTGAAGCGTCTATCCCAATGGCGCGCGATGTATTTAAAAACTTGTACAAGACTTACTGGGATACCGACGCTTCATTGGTTGAAATCAACCCATTAATTCTGGAAGGTAACGGCAAGATAAAGGCTTTGGACGCGAAGTTCAACTTTGATCCAAATGCATTGTTCCGTCACCCAGAAATCGTTGCTTACCGCGATATCGATGAGGAAGATGCTGCAGAAATCGAAGCTTCTAAATTTGATCTTGCCTATATTTCATTAGACGGCAATATCGGCTGTTTAGTAAATGGGGCTGGCTTGGCGATGGCTACCATGGACACCATTAAGTTATTTGGTGGCGAGCCCGCCAACTTCTTGGATGTTGGTGGTGGTGCAACAGCAGAAAAGGTAACCGAAGCATTCAAGATCATGTTGAAAAACAAGAGCGTTGAAGCGATCTTGGTAAATATTTTTGGCGGCATCATGCGTTGTGATGTGATTGCTGATGGTGTGGTTACTGCATGTAAAGCAGTGAACTTAACTGTTCCTTTGGTAGTGCGTATGAAGGGCACAAACGAAGAGTTGGGCAAGAAGATTCTTGCAGACTCTGGTTTGCCAATTATTAGCGCTGATTCAATGGCCGAAGCTGCTACTAAAGTAGTTGCTGCTGTTGCCAAAAACAAATAA
- the recX gene encoding recombination regulator RecX codes for MSELGGKKSKKSPSLKARALRLLSLREYSRKGLAAKLAESEARWDKLGGEQANQTPESRSTQIEAVLDDFEARGWLSDERFAEALVRRRSERYGMRKIQDELERAGVNSQESTKLLGALKETEFQRAYDLWARKYGQLAQDQKERARQYRFLASKGFGSEVVSRVIGGHRPD; via the coding sequence ATGTCTGAATTAGGCGGTAAAAAATCCAAAAAAAGCCCGAGTCTCAAAGCTCGGGCTTTGCGCCTTTTATCTCTCCGTGAATATAGTCGCAAGGGTTTGGCTGCTAAATTGGCTGAATCAGAAGCAAGGTGGGATAAGCTGGGTGGTGAGCAGGCCAATCAGACCCCAGAATCAAGGAGCACTCAGATTGAGGCAGTTTTAGATGATTTTGAGGCTCGTGGCTGGCTTTCGGATGAGCGTTTTGCAGAAGCCCTGGTACGCAGGCGGAGCGAGCGTTATGGCATGCGGAAAATCCAGGATGAGCTCGAGAGAGCTGGGGTCAATTCCCAAGAGTCTACTAAGTTACTCGGAGCTCTAAAGGAGACCGAATTTCAGAGGGCCTATGATCTGTGGGCCAGAAAATATGGGCAGCTTGCACAAGACCAGAAGGAGCGCGCACGGCAATATCGCTTTTTGGCATCCAAAGGCTTTGGCTCTGAGGTAGTCTCCAGGGTGATTGGCGGTCACCGTCCGGATTAG
- the recA gene encoding recombinase RecA, whose product MALDDKRKSASSEFEGMSGDKQKALTAALAQIEKQFGKGSIMRLGDAEISQDIQVVSSGSLGLDIALGVGGLARGRVIEIYGPESSGKTTLTLHAIAEMQKLGGTCAFIDAEHALDVQYASRLGVDVNNLLISQPDTGEQALEIADALVRSGSIDLIVIDSVAALVPRAEIEGDMGDSLPGLQARLMSQALRKLTGAIKRTNTTVIFINQIRMKIGVMFGSPETTTGGNALKFYASMRLDIRRIGSIKKGDEVVGNETRVKVVKNKVSPPFREAIFDIMYGAGISREGEIIDMGVEADIVDKSGSWYSYNGDRIGQGKDNVREFLKENPAIAKDIEAKIREKLGVKSGSAVVTDVLSEEEEVE is encoded by the coding sequence ATGGCCTTGGATGACAAAAGAAAATCAGCCTCCTCAGAATTTGAGGGAATGAGTGGAGACAAACAAAAAGCATTAACTGCGGCTTTAGCGCAAATTGAAAAGCAATTTGGCAAAGGTTCAATCATGAGATTGGGCGACGCTGAAATCAGTCAAGATATTCAAGTGGTGTCCAGTGGTTCATTAGGTCTTGATATCGCCTTAGGAGTTGGCGGTCTTGCACGTGGTCGAGTGATTGAAATCTACGGCCCTGAATCATCAGGTAAAACAACTTTGACATTGCACGCTATTGCAGAAATGCAAAAGCTTGGCGGCACCTGCGCCTTTATTGATGCAGAGCATGCTTTAGATGTTCAGTACGCATCACGTCTTGGTGTTGATGTAAATAATCTCTTGATCTCTCAACCAGATACTGGCGAGCAAGCTTTGGAAATCGCTGATGCATTAGTGCGCTCAGGTTCGATTGATTTGATCGTTATTGACTCAGTGGCGGCCTTGGTTCCTAGGGCTGAAATTGAAGGCGATATGGGCGACTCCTTGCCTGGCCTGCAGGCACGCTTGATGAGTCAAGCCTTGCGTAAGTTAACGGGCGCTATCAAGCGTACAAACACCACCGTAATCTTCATTAATCAGATTCGTATGAAGATTGGCGTGATGTTTGGCTCCCCAGAAACTACTACAGGCGGTAACGCACTGAAGTTCTATGCCTCTATGCGTTTAGATATTCGCCGTATTGGCAGCATCAAAAAAGGTGACGAGGTTGTTGGTAATGAAACTCGCGTCAAGGTTGTGAAGAATAAAGTTTCTCCTCCATTCCGCGAAGCTATTTTTGACATCATGTATGGCGCTGGTATTTCAAGAGAAGGTGAAATCATTGATATGGGTGTTGAGGCCGATATTGTTGATAAGTCAGGTTCTTGGTATAGCTATAACGGTGATCGCATTGGTCAAGGCAAGGATAACGTGCGTGAGTTCTTAAAAGAGAATCCAGCAATTGCTAAAGATATTGAAGCTAAGATCCGCGAGAAACTGGGTGTGAAATCTGGTTCGGCAGTAGTTACTGATGTATTGAGTGAAGAAGAGGAAGTCGAATAA
- a CDS encoding DUF2878 domain-containing protein, with product MAKFWNFALFQLGWFACVLGAAHQKVFWAVTGTLAYIVLHAWHSPFPKAETRLLLKALAYGVITDTLIVNLGCLTFRDPWPSSHLSPLWMWVLWVLVATTINKSLSWLRGRPVLGAVLGGICGPMSYEAGIRMGAGAWEPGGRVTGFILVGIAWAIAIPLFFYWDESTTEDTLLKNQ from the coding sequence ATGGCTAAATTTTGGAACTTTGCCCTTTTCCAGTTGGGTTGGTTTGCCTGTGTATTGGGGGCTGCTCATCAGAAGGTATTTTGGGCAGTTACAGGAACTCTGGCTTATATCGTATTGCATGCCTGGCATTCACCTTTTCCAAAAGCAGAGACTAGACTCTTACTCAAAGCACTGGCTTATGGGGTGATTACTGACACTCTGATTGTGAATTTAGGGTGCTTGACCTTCCGCGATCCCTGGCCTTCATCCCATTTATCGCCTTTATGGATGTGGGTTTTGTGGGTCTTGGTGGCAACTACTATTAATAAATCTTTAAGCTGGTTGCGGGGTAGACCTGTTCTTGGGGCGGTTTTGGGCGGGATTTGCGGTCCAATGTCTTATGAGGCCGGTATTCGAATGGGGGCTGGAGCCTGGGAGCCGGGAGGTCGAGTGACTGGATTTATCCTCGTAGGAATAGCCTGGGCAATTGCCATACCCCTCTTCTTTTACTGGGATGAAAGCACCACTGAAGACACTTTACTGAAAAATCAGTAA
- a CDS encoding tyrosine-type recombinase/integrase yields MSKQAKTLTQQELRRVLDYTATRKHSVRNRALLMTTHLSGMRVGEVASLRNSDVLDAEGNIRNEIRLSAEQTKGNEARVVFVSDKLRKELELYTHLMRNAYVNPALKFFYSQKRTSDGFTANTLTQFFHYLYKRAGIDGASSHSGRRTFITNLATKGVGVRVLMSLAGHKNISTTQAYIDVNDDMKRKAVELI; encoded by the coding sequence ATGTCAAAGCAAGCAAAAACACTTACACAGCAAGAACTACGCAGAGTTTTAGATTACACAGCTACACGCAAGCACAGCGTACGCAATCGTGCGCTACTAATGACTACGCACTTAAGTGGTATGCGTGTAGGAGAAGTTGCTAGCTTGCGTAATAGCGATGTATTAGACGCAGAAGGCAATATACGCAACGAGATACGCTTAAGCGCAGAGCAAACAAAGGGCAATGAAGCGAGAGTTGTTTTTGTAAGCGATAAGCTACGCAAGGAGTTGGAGCTATACACACACTTAATGCGTAATGCTTATGTCAATCCAGCACTTAAGTTCTTTTATAGTCAAAAGCGCACTAGCGATGGCTTTACAGCAAACACCCTCACACAATTCTTTCACTATTTGTATAAACGGGCTGGTATTGATGGTGCTAGCTCACATAGTGGTAGACGCACATTCATTACTAACTTAGCTACTAAAGGAGTTGGGGTGCGTGTACTGATGAGCTTAGCTGGACATAAGAACATCAGTACAACGCAGGCTTACATAGATGTAAACGATGATATGAAGCGTAAGGCTGTTGAGTTAATTTAA
- a CDS encoding DUF6641 family protein, with product MSTLNNLKLVVSKRHQTVSPVVHRRNKLVAKLHEQIELCEAKQAGNAYAPKRLKTYTNKQTGEKMTVETVKRVKEWFWISDSGKINLAIKYGAKTLMLNKKSKANCIELTSGEELISTLIALKTDVLNGALDEAIAEVSTATREGFGK from the coding sequence ATGAGTACATTAAATAACTTGAAATTAGTAGTAAGCAAGCGTCATCAAACTGTCAGCCCTGTTGTACATAGACGCAATAAACTTGTAGCTAAGTTACACGAACAGATTGAACTATGTGAAGCTAAGCAGGCTGGTAATGCTTACGCACCCAAACGCTTAAAGACTTATACAAATAAACAAACTGGTGAAAAGATGACAGTTGAAACTGTTAAGCGTGTAAAAGAATGGTTTTGGATTAGCGATAGTGGAAAAATCAATTTAGCTATTAAGTACGGCGCTAAAACACTAATGCTGAATAAAAAGTCCAAAGCTAACTGTATTGAACTTACTAGTGGAGAGGAATTGATTAGCACTTTGATAGCATTGAAAACTGATGTGCTTAATGGTGCGCTGGATGAAGCTATAGCTGAGGTTAGTACAGCAACACGCGAGGGGTTTGGTAAATGA
- a CDS encoding tyrosine-type recombinase/integrase, whose product MVERKATSKSIIDGELLVVLRERSSVYQCHYKIDGKWQRTSTKQRDIKKAQEVAKDIYKEAHWKKKNQVAPITRYFRDVAKTVVKRLQDALDSKEGKAVYRDYITAINRYLVPALGKYYVDSIDYKAFAHFEEVRKKKMKGKDATKSTQLTHNAALNKVFDEAIYRGYMVESNRLVLKAKGKASERRAEFSVEEVKAMRSNFDAWIEKGRVDTRELRALLKEYVEILLDTGARAGKEVLDLKWAHIEITEDKEIINTGIKVLPDDVDDRGYEQQDWRRNRTAYIKILTGKTSKKNGVLEGRTAIGNLYTVQALDRIAQRNYGMTALEVIQKYPQDAVFRYKEYQSKRNNKLNTPVKLLPPTDLVKLFRVYLEEHNLYIDPVTGKGRPPYCLRHTYATIKLLHDKIPPNILKKQMGTSIQMLEKYYDHITTKKAANQLRDEESRVLIQAGGKVNEKYEYREVKRSKNKKVS is encoded by the coding sequence ATGGTAGAACGCAAAGCTACAAGCAAAAGCATCATAGACGGCGAGTTGCTGGTGGTATTGCGTGAAAGAAGTAGCGTGTATCAGTGTCACTACAAGATAGATGGGAAGTGGCAGAGAACCAGTACAAAGCAAAGAGATATTAAAAAAGCGCAAGAAGTAGCTAAAGACATATACAAAGAAGCGCACTGGAAAAAGAAAAACCAAGTAGCACCCATCACACGCTACTTTAGAGATGTAGCTAAAACGGTTGTAAAGAGGCTACAAGACGCTTTAGACAGCAAAGAGGGTAAAGCTGTGTATAGGGACTACATCACAGCTATAAACCGCTATCTGGTGCCTGCGTTAGGAAAATACTATGTAGATAGCATTGACTACAAAGCATTTGCGCATTTTGAAGAGGTGCGTAAAAAGAAGATGAAGGGTAAGGACGCAACCAAAAGTACCCAGCTAACGCATAACGCGGCACTTAATAAAGTATTTGATGAAGCTATATACAGAGGCTATATGGTTGAATCAAACAGATTGGTGCTCAAAGCAAAAGGTAAAGCAAGTGAGAGGCGTGCGGAATTTAGCGTAGAAGAAGTTAAAGCTATGCGTAGTAATTTTGATGCGTGGATTGAAAAAGGTAGGGTTGATACAAGAGAGTTAAGGGCTCTACTAAAAGAGTATGTAGAAATATTACTTGATACAGGCGCAAGGGCTGGTAAAGAAGTATTGGACTTGAAGTGGGCGCACATAGAAATAACAGAAGACAAGGAAATTATTAATACGGGTATTAAGGTGTTGCCTGATGATGTTGATGACAGGGGTTATGAACAGCAAGACTGGAGGCGCAATCGCACAGCCTATATAAAAATACTAACTGGTAAAACGTCAAAAAAGAATGGTGTATTAGAGGGTAGGACAGCTATTGGTAATTTATACACAGTACAGGCATTGGATAGAATAGCGCAACGCAACTATGGGATGACTGCGTTGGAGGTAATACAGAAGTATCCACAAGACGCTGTATTTAGATATAAAGAATATCAAAGTAAGCGCAACAACAAACTCAATACACCTGTTAAGTTGCTACCCCCAACAGATTTAGTAAAATTGTTTAGAGTGTATTTGGAAGAACATAACTTATACATTGACCCTGTTACTGGTAAAGGTCGTCCTCCTTACTGCTTAAGACACACCTACGCAACAATCAAGCTACTACACGACAAAATACCGCCAAACATATTAAAAAAACAAATGGGAACTTCAATACAGATGTTAGAAAAATATTACGATCACATCACTACTAAAAAAGCTGCCAATCAACTGCGTGATGAAGAAAGTAGAGTTTTGATTCAGGCTGGTGGCAAGGTGAATGAAAAGTATGAGTACAGAGAGGTAAAGCGTAGTAAGAATAAAAAAGTATCTTAG
- a CDS encoding DUF6150 family protein, with the protein MKRLYAFFLSIMLLSICLPFRASAAQIFITNYPSEANAKVFVTKYPSEANCIVYDTQYSSDNEPGVWFYTKYKGDARAVIYYTQYKSEADLIVYFTKYKSDARCRY; encoded by the coding sequence ATGAAAAGACTTTACGCATTCTTTTTAAGCATCATGCTTTTGAGCATTTGCCTTCCCTTTCGTGCATCTGCCGCTCAAATCTTCATCACGAATTACCCCTCAGAGGCCAATGCAAAAGTCTTTGTTACTAAATATCCATCTGAAGCGAACTGTATTGTCTATGACACTCAATATTCAAGCGATAACGAGCCTGGCGTTTGGTTTTATACAAAATATAAGGGTGATGCCAGGGCGGTCATTTATTACACACAATACAAATCTGAAGCGGATCTCATTGTGTACTTCACGAAATATAAAAGTGATGCACGCTGTCGCTATTAA
- a CDS encoding MOSC domain-containing protein has protein sequence MRLLSISTGKVISLFGNHHPNYKSVASAINKKSISDLQNLQSVEITILGVKGDEQADLSVHGGIEKAIYVYPAEHYAFWNELLTRETKRSVNLQHGAIGENFTIEGLLETEVFVGDRLLMGGLEFSVVKLREPCFKFNAALSYKGAAKAMLQSGFSGWYLRVIKRGLLAAGTEITLIPGPRNTSIAQQNQALLHNRNQKDLWE, from the coding sequence ATGAGACTTCTTTCTATTTCCACCGGCAAGGTAATTTCCTTGTTTGGCAATCATCACCCCAACTACAAATCAGTTGCTTCAGCTATTAACAAGAAGAGTATCAGTGACCTCCAAAATCTTCAGTCAGTTGAAATTACTATTTTAGGAGTAAAGGGTGATGAACAAGCTGATCTGAGTGTTCATGGTGGAATTGAAAAAGCAATTTATGTTTATCCAGCAGAGCACTATGCGTTCTGGAATGAGTTGCTCACTCGCGAAACAAAAAGATCCGTCAATTTACAACATGGGGCTATTGGAGAAAACTTTACTATCGAGGGCTTACTTGAAACTGAAGTCTTTGTTGGAGATAGACTTTTGATGGGAGGTCTCGAATTTTCAGTGGTAAAGCTACGAGAACCTTGCTTCAAATTTAATGCCGCTCTGTCTTACAAGGGCGCAGCTAAGGCCATGTTGCAATCGGGCTTTAGTGGCTGGTACCTTCGTGTAATAAAAAGGGGCTTACTTGCCGCGGGCACTGAAATTACTTTAATACCAGGCCCCAGAAACACCTCTATCGCTCAGCAAAATCAAGCGCTCTTACACAATCGAAATCAAAAAGATTTATGGGAATAA
- a CDS encoding MFS transporter: MSTSTKAAPMTAEERKVIFASSLGTVFEWYDFYLYGSLAAIIAKQFFSGLDSGSAFIFALLAFAAGFIVRPFGALVFGRLGDLIGRKYTFLVTILLMGGSTFIVGILPNYATIGVAAPVILIALRMLQGLALGGEYGGAATYVAEHAPHGRRGAYTAWIQTTATLGLFLSLLVILFTREFTGPDFDVWGWRVPFIVSIALLAVSVWIRLSMNESPAFKKMKEEGKLSKAPLTESFGQWKNLKIVILALFGLVAGQAVVWYTGQFYALFYLTQVLKVDPKTANLLIAASLVIGTPFFVVFGSLSDRIGRKVIIMGGLLLAVITYIPNTPVSVFNALTHFANPALEKAMATAPATITADVNECSFQFNPTGTAKFTSSCDIAKQVMAANSASYTTIPAPAGSVAVVKIGDVEIPGYSAKGLDPAEAKAKDAEFKKAIRDALTKEGYPVKADPAQINYFAVLCLLVYLVLLVTMVYGPIAAMLVEMFPTRIRYTSMSLPYHIGNGWFGGLLPTISFALVAQNGNIYYGLWYPIIIAAMTLVIGTLFVRETKDVDIYARD; this comes from the coding sequence ATGTCAACATCAACTAAAGCAGCCCCAATGACCGCCGAAGAGCGCAAAGTTATTTTTGCTTCCTCATTAGGTACGGTTTTTGAGTGGTACGACTTTTACTTGTACGGTTCACTTGCGGCAATTATTGCTAAGCAATTCTTCTCAGGACTAGATTCTGGTTCTGCGTTCATTTTCGCTTTGCTTGCGTTTGCCGCTGGTTTCATCGTGCGTCCATTTGGCGCGTTGGTGTTTGGTCGTTTAGGTGATTTGATTGGTCGTAAATACACCTTCTTGGTCACCATCCTCTTGATGGGTGGCTCAACCTTCATTGTGGGCATTCTGCCTAACTACGCCACTATCGGCGTTGCTGCTCCTGTTATCTTGATCGCTCTACGTATGCTTCAAGGCTTGGCTTTGGGTGGCGAGTACGGCGGTGCCGCTACTTATGTTGCAGAACACGCACCTCATGGTCGCCGTGGCGCATACACCGCTTGGATTCAGACAACCGCTACTTTGGGTTTGTTCCTTTCCTTGCTCGTCATTTTGTTTACCCGTGAATTCACTGGGCCAGACTTTGACGTGTGGGGCTGGCGTGTTCCTTTCATCGTTTCTATCGCATTGTTGGCTGTTTCTGTATGGATTCGTTTATCCATGAATGAGTCACCAGCTTTCAAGAAGATGAAAGAAGAGGGCAAGTTATCTAAAGCACCTTTGACAGAATCTTTTGGTCAATGGAAAAACTTGAAGATTGTTATCTTGGCATTGTTTGGGTTAGTAGCTGGTCAGGCAGTGGTTTGGTATACCGGTCAGTTCTATGCACTGTTCTACCTTACTCAAGTATTGAAGGTAGATCCTAAGACGGCTAACTTGTTGATTGCTGCTTCATTGGTTATCGGTACCCCGTTCTTCGTAGTGTTTGGTAGTTTGTCTGACAGGATCGGCCGTAAAGTCATCATCATGGGCGGCTTGTTATTGGCTGTAATCACTTACATCCCTAACACTCCTGTTTCTGTGTTCAATGCTTTGACTCACTTCGCTAACCCAGCGTTAGAAAAAGCAATGGCAACAGCGCCAGCAACCATTACCGCTGATGTCAACGAGTGCTCCTTCCAGTTCAATCCAACTGGCACAGCGAAGTTCACTAGCTCTTGCGATATCGCAAAACAAGTGATGGCAGCTAACTCTGCTAGCTACACTACTATTCCAGCTCCAGCTGGCAGCGTTGCTGTGGTCAAGATTGGTGATGTAGAGATTCCTGGCTACTCAGCTAAGGGATTGGATCCTGCTGAAGCAAAAGCGAAAGATGCTGAGTTTAAGAAGGCAATTCGTGATGCTTTAACTAAAGAAGGTTATCCAGTTAAAGCAGATCCAGCGCAAATTAACTACTTCGCTGTATTGTGCTTGTTGGTGTACTTGGTACTCCTCGTAACGATGGTTTATGGACCCATCGCTGCGATGTTGGTTGAGATGTTCCCAACTCGCATTCGTTACACCTCTATGTCTTTGCCATACCACATTGGTAACGGTTGGTTCGGCGGCCTCTTGCCAACGATCTCCTTTGCCTTGGTTGCGCAAAACGGTAACATTTACTACGGTCTCTGGTACCCAATCATCATCGCTGCGATGACATTGGTAATCGGTACACTGTTTGTACGTGAAACTAAAGACGTAGATATCTATGCACGTGACTAA